A stretch of DNA from Deinococcus seoulensis:
AGCGTGCCGGGCAGGCGGGTCAGGCGGGCGTTCATGACGTGCAGTTCCCGCAGCGCGCCCAGCGCCCCGAGGCTGTCTGGTAGGGCCTCCAGCGGGTTGCCGTACAGCCGCAGTTCCGTCAGGGCGCGCAGGTTGCCCAGCCACCCCGGCAGGTGCGTCAGGGCGTTATCCGTGACATTCAGGTACGTCAGCGCGCCCAGGTGCCGCATGGAGTCCGGCAGTTCCATCAGCCGGTTGTGGCTCAGGTACAGGAACGCCAGCCGACCCAGCCCCCTGAAGGCGTCCGGCAGGGCGTCCAGCTCGTTGTGCCCCAGGTCCAGCATCCGCAGCTCGCGCAGGTTGCCCAGCGCGTCCGGCAGCCTCTGGAACCGGTTGGCGGACAGGTTCAGCGTCCGCACCCCGCCGCGCGTCCACACCCAGTCCGGCACGCCCGTCAGCACGTTGTCGTACACGCTGAAGACCGTCAGGTCCGGCGCGGCCTCCCGCCCTGGCAGGGCATCCAGACCCAGCCCGTCCAGATTCACGCGCCGCACCCCCGACCAGTCCGGCAGATTCAGCAGTGCCGCCCCCCGCAGATCCGAGAGGTGCTGGTGGACGGGCATGGGGGTAGCAGACATGCCCGCAGCGTACCGGCCGCGGGCATGGTCAGGAGGCTCAGGTGAGGTGGCTCATACGGATTCCGTTTGTTTCGTTGCCAACCCGGAACATCACCGGGTTGCCAACTCCACGTCCGGAACCCTTTTCTCTCCTACTCGCATCCGCTCGGATTGAACGGCTTCATAAGCCATTCAATCGGAGTCCGTATCAGTCTTTCTTGGGCAGGGCGAGGCCCATCTGCTGGTACATCTGGTACTGGGGGGCGCCGCCGAGCATGTTCTGGCCGCCGTCGACGGGCAGGATGACGCCCGTGACGTAGCTGGCGGCGTCACTGACGAGGAACAGGGCGGCGTTGGCGATGTCCTGGGGGATGCCGAAGCGGCCCAGCGGGACGGTGCTCATGAACTGGTGGCGGGTCTTCTCGTCGGGGGCGAGGCGGGCCATGCCTTCGGTGCCGTCGATGGGGCCGGGGATGATGGCGTTCACGCGGATGCCGCGCAGGCCCCATTCGATGGCGAGGGTGCGGGTCAGGGCGTCCACGCCGGCCTTGGCGGCGACGACGTGCGCCTGCATGGGCACGGGGATGCCGTAGGCGCTGATGCTCAGGATGTTCCCGCCGGGGGTGGTCAGGTGGGGAGCGCAGGCTTTGATGGTGTGGTACGTGCCGAGCAGGTCGATCTCGACGACGGTCTTGAAGCCGTTGGGGCTGATGCCGTCGACGGGTGCGGGGAAGTTCCCGGCGGCTCCGGCGAGGACGATGTCGAACGGGCCGAAGGTTTCGACGGCCTGCGCGGCGGCGGCCTGCATGGCGGCGATGTCGCGCACGTCGGCGCTGACGCCGAGGGCCTGCCCGCCCGCGTCGATGATGCCCTGCGCGGCCTTCTGGGCTTTCTCGAGGTTGCGGCCCAGGATGGTCACCCGGCAGCCGTGCGCGGCGAAGCTCTGGGCGATGCCGAGGTTGATGCCGCTGCCGCCGCCGGTGATCAGGGCG
This window harbors:
- a CDS encoding SDR family oxidoreductase, whose product is MTQTPTLGTLQAGTADSTFRPDLLAGKHALITGGGSGINLGIAQSFAAHGCRVTILGRNLEKAQKAAQGIIDAGGQALGVSADVRDIAAMQAAAAQAVETFGPFDIVLAGAAGNFPAPVDGISPNGFKTVVEIDLLGTYHTIKACAPHLTTPGGNILSISAYGIPVPMQAHVVAAKAGVDALTRTLAIEWGLRGIRVNAIIPGPIDGTEGMARLAPDEKTRHQFMSTVPLGRFGIPQDIANAALFLVSDAASYVTGVILPVDGGQNMLGGAPQYQMYQQMGLALPKKD
- a CDS encoding leucine-rich repeat domain-containing protein, with the protein product MSATPMPVHQHLSDLRGAALLNLPDWSGVRRVNLDGLGLDALPGREAAPDLTVFSVYDNVLTGVPDWVWTRGGVRTLNLSANRFQRLPDALGNLRELRMLDLGHNELDALPDAFRGLGRLAFLYLSHNRLMELPDSMRHLGALTYLNVTDNALTHLPGWLGNLRALTELRLYGNPLEALPDSLGALGALRELHVMNARLTRLPGTLGGCGALEVLDLQGNALTELPDSLGQLPRLTTLNLRFNALTHLPDTLGDLHALHTLDLRANALTTLPERLAHLPALRKLDLRWNRIENLPDAFDTLIERGCQVYL